In the genome of Afipia felis ATCC 53690, the window ATGGGTCTTGAAGCGCTGGAATTCCTCGAACGGCGACAGATACGGATCGTCGTAATTGAGATGGACCACGAAACCGATGGCGACGAGATTCTCGCCGTAGTGATAGAGGAATGAGCCGCCGCCGGTCTTGCTGTCGAGCGGCCAGCCGAACGAATGGCGTACCAGACCGGGCTGATGCTTCGCCTTGTCGATCTGCCAGACTTCCTTGAGCCCGATGCCGAATTTCGGCGGCTCGCGATCCTTCGCGAGATCGTAATGCGCGATCAGTTGCTTCGTCAGGCTGCCACGCGCGCCTTCGGCAAACAGCGTGTACTTGCCGAGCAGCTCCATGCCGCGCGTGAACGAGGCCTTGTGCGAGCCATCGCGCGCAATGCCCATGTCGCCGGTGGCGACGCCGCGCACCTCGCCCGCTTCGCCATAGACGATTTCGGTCGCAGCAAATCCCGGATAGATTTCTACGCCCAGCGCCTCGGCGCGCGCGCCGAGCCAGCGGCACAGATCGCCGAGCGAGCCGATGTAACAATGATGATTGTTCATCAGCGGCGGCATCAGGACATTAGGTAGCGTGATCTCGCTGCCCGCCGTCATCCAGGCGAAACGGTCGGTGGTCACGCGGGTCTTGAGGGGGCAATCCTCATCATCGCGCCATTCGGGAACGAGATCGTCGAGACCGGCTGGATCGATCACCGCGCCTGAGAGAATGTGCGCGCCGACCTCGGAGCCTTTTTCGATCACCACCACATTAAGCGTGGGATCGACCTGCTTGAGACGGATCGCCGCGCTAAGCCCTGCGGGGCCTGCGCCGACGATGACGACATCGAATTCCATGGAGTCGCGGGGCTGCGGCTCTTCGCTCATGTGGGGCTCGGCTGGTCCTGCTGGGCGTGGATGGAATGAATCTAAAAAAGCCTTGTACGATTTTCACAAGCAGGACAACCCTGCCGAAATTCATTGCTGCTGTGCGCGCTCCAAAATCCGTTTTGTGGAACGGCAAATCGGGACTCTCATTCCCGGCCCGGACGCTTTACATTGTCGCCCATGATCACCGAGCGCCCTCCGACTCCGCATGAATTGCTGGCTTTCTATCTGGAAGCCGGGGTTGATTGCGCGCTGGCTGAGGAGCCATCCGACCGCCTGTCGGAGAGCGAGCCGGAACCTGCGCCCGCGCCACGGCGCATCGCGCCATTGACGGCAGTACCCGCCGCGCCTCTCGTTGCACCGCAACCAGATCTCGCGCCCGCGCCCGATGCCGCCATCGAATCAGCGCGCGAACTTGCTCCGAAGGCAAAGACGCTGGACGAGTTGCGGGGCCTGCTCGAACAGTTTGACGGCTGTGCACTGAAAGCCACCGCGACGAAGCTGGTGTTCGGCGATGGCAATCCGCAGGCGCGTGTCATGCTCGTCGGCGAAGCGCCCGGCCGCGACGAGGATCTTCAGGGCATTCCCTTCATCGGCCGTTCGGGCAAGCTGCTCGACCTGATGCTCGCCTCGATCGGGCTCGACCGCACCGGCGCCTACATCGCCAACGTTATTCCGTGGCGACCGCCGGGCAACCGCGATCCCTCCCCTCATGAAACGCAGATGTGCCTGCCTTTCATCAAGCGACAGATCGAGCTTGTCGATCCGGACGTTCTGGTCTGTCTCGGCAAGCCGTCATCGCAAGCGGTCCTCGACCTCAAGGACGGCATCATGAAAACGCGCGGTCGCTGGTTCGATTACAACACCGGCACGCGCACCATCCGCGCGATGGCGACATTCCACCCCGCTTATCTGCTGCGCCAGCCAATCTACAAGCGGATGACGTGGAAGGATCTGCGCACCATTCAGGCCGCGCTGGCGGCGGGTGCCAAATAGAATCCGGAACGCCCGAGAGGCGATGGAAATGAGCAGATACGTGGTGTCGGCTCTTTGGGTGGCGGCCATGGTGGCCATCATCGTCGGCGTGGACATTATGTTCTTCAGGAATCGCTTCTGGGAACGCCTGATGGTGAATGTCGGCATCGTTCTGGTGTTCGCCGCCCTTTATCTTGTCTTTTTCAGACGCCCGTGACTTCGGACGTCCAAGACGCCAGCTTCTGACCGAACGAACCTCAACCTCAGACAATAAAACTTGAAGCTACGGCACTTTGCCTGCTGGTGGATAAACCTACATGGAGGTCGTCAAACCTCAGGGGACCTTCATGGCCGCAGAAAATACCGAACATTCAACGACAAAGATCGCACTCGTCACCGGAGGCAGCCGCGGGCTCGGCCACAACACCGCGCTCAGCCTGGCGCGCCGGGGCGTGGACGTTATCATTACCTATCACTCAAATCAGGTAGAAGCCGACGCCACCGTTGCCGCGATCAAAAAGCTCGGCCGCAACGCTGCAGCGTTGCAGCTCGACACCGGCGCGATCAAAACCTTCCCGGACTTTGCAACGCGGCTGAAGACCGCACTCAAAGACAATTGGGGGGCGTCGCAGTTCGATTACCTCGTGAACAACGCTGGCATCGGCCTCAACAGGCCGTTCGCGGAAACCACCGAGGCCGATTTCGACCGGCTGATGAACATCCATTTCAAGGGCGTGTACTTCCTGACCCAGACGCTGCTGCCGCTGATCGCCGACGGCGGACGCATCATCAACCTCTCCAGCGGCCTTGCCCGCTTCAGCCTACCGGGCTTTTCCGCCTACGGCGCAATGAAGGGTGCCATCGAGGTGCTGACGCATTACCTCGCAAGGGAACTCGGTCCGCGCCGCATCACCGCCAACACGGTCGCGCCCGGTGCGATCGAGACCGATTTCGGCGGCGGCCATGTCCGCGACGACGCTGAAGCCAACCGTCAGGTCGCAAGCGCGACGCCGCTCGGCCGTGCGGGGCTGCCGGACGATATCGGGCCGATGATCGCCTCGCTCCTGTCGGACGACAACCGCTGGGTCAATGGCCAGCGCATCGAAGTCTCCGGCGGCATTTTCGTATGATCGAAAGCGACGGCCCCCTCGGCGAAAATGCATAGGGGGTCTTCACTGGAGGATGGCTGTTCTGTTTCGGCCGAACATGCGAGAAAAACTTTCTCCATGCAGTGCCGGAATGAAGATGACAGCCATCGCCGCCGAAGTTCATGACGACCGAAAGGCCCGCGCCAATGTTGCGCGGCTGGCCATCGCCCAGGCGCTGACCGGCGCGAACAATGCCGTGGTCTTCGCAACTGCGGCCATTGTCGGCGCCTCGATCGCGCCAAGCCTGTCGCTCGCGACATTGCCGGTGACGGTTTTCGTGGTCGGCATGGCGACGGGCACGCTGCCGACCGGATGGGTGTCCCGCACCTATGGCCGCCGCGTCGCCTTTATGATCGGCTCCGGCTTCGGCGCGCTCTGCGGCGCGCTCGCCGCAATCGCAATCATTATGCAGTCGTTCCCGCTGTTCTGCGCCGCCACCTTCTGTGGCGGATTGTACGGCTCGGTCTCCCAATCCTATCGCTTCGCGGCCGCCGATGGCGCAAGCGCGGCCTTCCGCCCGAAGGCGATCTCGTGGGTGCTGGCCGGCGGCGTGTTCGCGGGCGTACTCGGTCCTCAGCTTGTGCAATGGACGATGGATGTCTGGTCGCCGCATTTGTTCGCGGCAAGCTTCGCCATTCAGGCAGTCGTCGCGCTGGTGGCGATGGCGGTTCTGTCCACCGTGGATGCACCCCGCCCTGCGGCGGCGGATATTCATCGCGGCCGTCCGCTGTTCGAGATCATCGGCCAGCGCGATTTCATCGCCGCCGCGCTGTGCGGCACTGTCGCCTACACCATGATGAATCTGGTGATGACTTCCGCACCGCTGGCGATGCGGCTGTGCGGGCTGCCGATCAGCGATTCCAATTTCGGCATCCAGTGGCATATCGTTGCGATGTACGGGCCGAGCTTCTTCACGGGCTCGCTGATCGCGCGTTTCGGCGCGCCGGTGATCGTGGCGATCGGGCTCGCGCTCGAAGCGACCGCAGCGACGATCGGCATGTCGGGCATCACGCCGATGCATTTCTGGGTGATGCTGATCGTGCTCGGACTGGGGTGGAATTTCGGCTTCATCGGTGCATCCGCGCTGGTGGTGCAGACCCATCGGCCGGAGGAACGCAACAAGGTACAGGCGTTCAACGATTTCCTGATTTTCGGGATGATGGCGGTCGGCTCGTTCGCCTCGGGCCAACTGCTCGCCGATTACGGCTGGAACGTCGTCAATGCGGTGGTGTTTCCACCGGTCACGATCGGCCTCATCTGCCTCGGCCTTGCTCACTTGATGCGCAAGCGCGCGCCTTCTCTTTAGGCAGGCTTAGTCGACGTCAGCCCATGCCGAAGAACATCAGCGTCTTGCGGGTGTATTCCTCGGCGTAGTCCACGATCTTGTCGGAACCCTCGCGCGCGCCGGCCTCGTCGTTCTCGGCGATCCGCCGCGCGACGAAAGCATGCAGCGTACAGACGCGCTGCAGATCGCCGAACTGCTTGAAATGCACGTACCAGAAGCGCCGGGTCTGCGCCTCGATCGGCGTGATCGCCTGGGCGGCGTATTTGTTGCGCGCTGTCGCGACGATCAGCGAATTGAATTCGCGGTCAGCCTCGACGAAGATATGTCCGTTGTTGGTGGCGGCGGATTTCTCGAACATCAACGCCAGTTCGCGGAAGCGCTTGCGTTCGGCCTCGCCCGCGAAGCGCGCCGCGCGACCCGCCAGCACGTTCTCGATGCCCTTGCGGACTTCGATCATCGCGAGCTGATCGACGAGATCGATCTCCGACACGAATGCGCCGGAACGCGGCACGATCCGCACCGTCCCTTCGAACGACAACCGCTGCAGCGCCTCGCGGATCGGCGTGCGGCCGATACCGAGCTTGGCGCTCAGGGTTGCCTCGGAAATGCGTGAACCGGGCGGCAGCTCGTGTGTGACGATCATCGCCTCGATCAAGCGATAGGCGATCCGCGACTGCGGCTCGTCGTCATTATCGGAAACTTCGGGAAGACTCATGGGCTGCATCATAAATGCGCGCGCTCACCGCTGGTGAAAAAAGATAGACGGGACAGTGCGAAGCGCACATCCCGCCGGGCGAATAGCCCTCGCGGGTTCACAGCCGTCCGCGTCATCCTCTGAGCGGATGCACGCTTAAGGCTTCTCCGACAAACGTTCAACGCCGCGTCACGACGCATTGGCCTGCTTCCTGCTTGGAACGCTGTGGATGTCCGCCGGACGCTTCCGGCGTCCGGCCCGCAAAGGCCTTGTTTGTTGTTTCCTTTCTGGCATAATCGTATGTCTCTGACATATCAGAAACATAACAGAACAAGAAAACAAGGCCCAGCGGAAACGACCCATTCACAAACAAGGGAGCGGTAAAATGACGACTACGAACGCACCGGCTGCAACGACGCCATCCTCGCGATGGTTTCAGTTGTTACTCGGCATGATCGCGATGATGGCGATCTCCAGCCCGCAATATGTTTGGGCCCTGTTCACTGGCCCGCTGACGGAAAAACTCAACGCACCGCTCGCGGAAATCCAGGTCACGTTCTCGCTGCTCATCATGCTGCAGACGTTCCTGTCGCCGGCACAGGGCTACCTTGTCGACCGCTTCGGCCCGCGCCTGCTGTTGTCTTTCGGCGCCGCTCTCACCGGCTTGAGCTGGGTCCTCGCGGCGAACACCTCGAGCCTGCTCGGCCTCTATATTACCTATGGCGTGCTCGGCGGTATCGGTACTGGCATCATCTACGTCGGCGTGGTCGGCATGATGGTGCAGTGGTTTCCCGACAAGCGTGGCCTTGCCGCGGGCCTCGTCGCTGCGGGCTACGGCTTCGGCGCAATCCTGACCACATTCCCGATCTCCAGCAGCGTCAAGGCGAATGGCTTGTCGAGCACGCTCATGACCTTCGGCATCATCATCGGCGTTGTCGGCGTTCTCGCTGCACTCGGCATGCGTCGCCCCGACAAGGGTACGCCGCACGTCGCGGCCGATGCGCAGGCGCATGGTCTCGTGCAGGAAACCCGCGACTACGCGCCGCGCGAAATGCTGCGCAGCCCGATCTTCTGGCTAATGTTCGTCATGATGACCATGATGTCGACCTCCGGTCTAATGGTGATCTCGCAGATGGGCGCCTTCGCCAAGGACTTCGGCGTCAAGGACGCGCTGGTGTTCGGCCTTGCGGCGCTGCCGCTCGCATTGACGATCGACCGTTTCACCAACGGTCTGACACGACCGTTCTTCGGCTGGGTCTCGGACAAGATCGGCCGCGAAAACACGATGTTCATCGCCTTCGGCATGGAAGGCATCGCGATGACCATCTGGCTGATCTACGCGCACCACCCGCTGACCTTCGTGCTGCTATCGGGTGTGGTGTTCTTCGGCTGGGGTGAAATCTTCTCGCTGTTCCCCTCGACGTTGACCGACACGTTCGGCACCAAGAACGCCACCACGAATTATGGCTTCCTGTACATGGCGCAGGGCGTCGGCTCCGTGCTTGGCGGACCGCTCGCTGCCGAACTGCATCAGATCACCAATTCGTGGAACGTGGTGTTCGGTGTCGTGATCGTGATGAACTTCCTCACCGCGATCCTGGCGCTCCTCGTTCTCAAGCCGATGCGCACCAGCCACCGGCGACAGAATGCCACCGGCAACGCCACGTTGGCAGCCCGCGGCACTGCCTGACAAACACCTGCCGGGGCGCTATATGCGCCCCGGCGTTTCTCCCACCCGAAGGATATCGAGTTCAAAAATGCTCCAGACCGTTCGCTCCACCCGCGGCATGGCCGTTGCCCCTCACTCATTGGCCGCACAGGCTGCGGTCGACGTCCTGCGGGCAGGCGGCAACGCCATCGAGGCCATGGTCGCCGCAGCGTCCACCATCGCGGTCGTCTATCCGCACATGAACAGCATCGGCGGCGACGGCTTCTGGACCATCTCCTGCCCCGGCAAGCCCGTGGTGGCCATCGAGGCCTGCGGCGCGGCGGCGAGCAGCGTTTCCTGCGACTACTATTCGGCCAAAGGCTGCGCGACTATTCCCTCGCGCGGACCGGACTCCGCCAACACCGTTGCCGGCACCATCGGCGGCTGGCAGGCCGCGCTCGACATCAGCAAGGAATGGGGCGGTCGCCTACCGCTCGGGCGCCTGTTGGATAACGCAATCTTCTACGCCGAAGACGGCATCGCCGTGACGCGTTCGCAAAGCGTCACCACTGCCAAGAAGCTTGCTGAACTGAAGCCTCTTCCGGGCTTTGCCGACACTTTCCTGATCAACGGCAAGGTGCCGGAAGCCGGCGAACGCATGCGCCTGCCCCAACTCGGCAAAACGCTGCGCGCGCTCGCCGAGGACGGCCTCGACAGCTTCTATCGTGGTCGCCTCGCCGCGAGCATCGCGAAAGATCTGAAGGCGCTCGGCAGTCCGGTGTCGGCGGAGGATCTCGCGAAGTATCGTGCAACGGTGCGCAAGCCGCTCGTGCTCGAACACAGCCTCGGCCAAGTCTACAATATGACGCCACCAACGCAGGGTCTCGTCTCGCTCATCATCCTCGGCCTGCTCGACCGCCTCGACATCAAGCGCTTCGGGCCGGAAAGCGCGGAATACATCCATTGTGTGGTGGAGGCGACCAAGCAGGCCTTCATGATCCGCGACAACCACATCACCGATCTCGATTACATGAAGGCCGATCCGCAGTCGTTCCTCGCGCCCGAACATCTCGACAAGCTGCGCGCAGCCATCCGCATGGACAAGGCACTGCCGTGGGGCAAGGGCAAGGGTCCAGCCGACACGGTGTGGATGGGTGTCATCGACGGCGAAGGACGCGCGGTGTCGTTCATCCAGAGCATCTATCACGAGTACGGCAGTGGCCTCGTGCTGCCGGAGACTGGTCTCAACTGGCAGAACCGCGGCTGCTCGTTCTCGCTCGACCCACAGCACATCAACGCACTGCTACCGAACAAGAAGCCGTTCCACACGCTCAATCCGGCACTCGCGCGGCTGAACGACGGCCGGGTGATGGTCTACGGCACGATGGGCGGCGATGGCCAGCCGCAGACGCAGGCCGCCGTGTTTACGCGCTACGCCGTCTACAATGAAACCATGCAGGCAGCGATCACCGCACCGCGCTGGCTGCTCGGTCGCACATGGGGCGATGATACCGACAGCCTCAAGCTCGAAGGCCGCTTCCCCGAGGAAACCCGCCGCAAGCTCGAAGCGCTCGGCCACGAGGTCGAGATGGTCGAAGACTTCGATGAGATCGTCGGCCACGCCGGCGGCATCGCGCGCGATTCCAACGGCGTGTTCGAAGGCGGCAGCGACCCGCGCAGCAACGGCGCTGTCGCTGGTTTCTAAAAGTTCGTCCGCAGCGTCGCAGCGCGCGGCTGCATCCTGCGGATGCGCGCGGCGAAGCGATCCGGGTGATTCCTACCCTACCCGGATTGCTTCGCCCGCAATGATAAAAGAAGAAGTCGCTATTTCCCCGCGCGCGGACGCACCACACCCCAGCCGATACGCAACGGCTCGAGCTGCCCCTCGATCAGGCGATCGAAAGTCCGCGGCACTTCGGCGACAAGGCCGGGGAATGTCTTCGCAATGTCCTCGGGCGGTGCGCCGACGGTGTCGTGCGCACGCCAGACGACAAGTCCACCACCGGTGTTGACGGTGTCAGCGTCGATCCACGGCGTCTTGCCGGGAAGATCAGAGAACAGCACCCGCGGCCGCGACGGCGCGCCGAGCCCGATCAGCGATGCGATCTGCGGGTCGCCGGCGACAACGGGCAGCGGACGATCGGTCCGCAGCCTGTAATTGTCGGCGAAGAATTTTCCCATCGCGCGCGCGGGCAGCGACGTCTGCACTTCGTCCGTATCGATCCAGGGCTGCACTAGCACTGTCGCCAGAACCACGATCACCGGTACTGCCATGGCCACCAGCCAGATCGTACGCAGCACCTGCTGACGGCGCAGATAAATCAGGTCGCCGCCCATGATGACGGCGAGAAGGCCGATCAGCAGCAGCGCCACGCCCTCGCCGCCTGCAACATGATCGAGCCCGAAAGCGGGAGACGCGAGCGTGAACAGCAGCGGAGGCACCACGCCGAAGAAGACCACGAAAGGACGCGCCAATGGATCGACCGGCGGACGGAAGATCGCGGGCGCATCTTCTCGCCAGTTTTCTGCCTTGGGCTCGAAGACGCGCGTGTTCGCGACGATCAGCGCGACGACGCCGAGCGCCGATAACAGAAGCGCGCCGAACAGTTTGCCTGACTGCTGCGCATAGGTCCCCACCGAAGTGAACGTCGGATGCGGGAAGGCGGTGCCGCTGCGCGCGAGCCAGATCATATAAGGCAGCGCGATGACCGCGATCACGAGCAGCCCGAACAGCGGATCAATCGAGCGCAGCGCAGCGCGGCCCCGCGCAGTCGCAAGCGCAAACAACAGGAGCAGCAGCAACAGAACCGGCGCCATGACCGTAGTGAGGAACAGAAGCCCGATTTCGATCGACAACGCGAACCATGCGCCGCGCTGCCTCTCTCCGATTACCCGCCATGCATGCAGCAGCGTGAGCGCCCAGAGCGGCCGCGCGAGGGTGTCGGGACCGAATTCCAGCCCCGGATAGCTGAAGGCAGCAATCGCAAGCGTGAGCAATGCCGCGAGCACGCCCTGCTGCGCGCCGACCAGAGCACGCGCGAGCGTGAACAGAGCCGCCATCATCACTACGAAACAGATCTGCGCCAGCAGATAGACGCCGAAGGCGTAACCACCCACCGCACGGAACGCGACGTCGGCAAGCCAGAACGACAG includes:
- a CDS encoding MFS transporter, whose product is MTAIAAEVHDDRKARANVARLAIAQALTGANNAVVFATAAIVGASIAPSLSLATLPVTVFVVGMATGTLPTGWVSRTYGRRVAFMIGSGFGALCGALAAIAIIMQSFPLFCAATFCGGLYGSVSQSYRFAAADGASAAFRPKAISWVLAGGVFAGVLGPQLVQWTMDVWSPHLFAASFAIQAVVALVAMAVLSTVDAPRPAAADIHRGRPLFEIIGQRDFIAAALCGTVAYTMMNLVMTSAPLAMRLCGLPISDSNFGIQWHIVAMYGPSFFTGSLIARFGAPVIVAIGLALEATAATIGMSGITPMHFWVMLIVLGLGWNFGFIGASALVVQTHRPEERNKVQAFNDFLIFGMMAVGSFASGQLLADYGWNVVNAVVFPPVTIGLICLGLAHLMRKRAPSL
- a CDS encoding electron transfer flavoprotein-ubiquinone oxidoreductase, translated to MSEEPQPRDSMEFDVVIVGAGPAGLSAAIRLKQVDPTLNVVVIEKGSEVGAHILSGAVIDPAGLDDLVPEWRDDEDCPLKTRVTTDRFAWMTAGSEITLPNVLMPPLMNNHHCYIGSLGDLCRWLGARAEALGVEIYPGFAATEIVYGEAGEVRGVATGDMGIARDGSHKASFTRGMELLGKYTLFAEGARGSLTKQLIAHYDLAKDREPPKFGIGLKEVWQIDKAKHQPGLVRHSFGWPLDSKTGGGSFLYHYGENLVAIGFVVHLNYDDPYLSPFEEFQRFKTHPAIRPVLEGGKRLSYGARAITEGGYQSVPKLSFPGGALIGCAAGFVNVPRIKGVHNAMRSGMIAARHVAAALSDGRANDELAAYEEGWRESSVGRDLFRVRNVKPLWSKFGTVLGVALGGIDMWMQTLLGLSPFGTLSHGKTDSASLRSASACQPRPAPKPDGQVTFDRLSSVFLSNTNHEEDQPVHLKVLDMALQKSSEHDVFAGPSNRYCPAGVYEWLEAPDGPRFQINAQNCVHCKTCDIKDPNGNIVWVPPEGGGGPNYQGM
- a CDS encoding SDR family NAD(P)-dependent oxidoreductase; its protein translation is MAAENTEHSTTKIALVTGGSRGLGHNTALSLARRGVDVIITYHSNQVEADATVAAIKKLGRNAAALQLDTGAIKTFPDFATRLKTALKDNWGASQFDYLVNNAGIGLNRPFAETTEADFDRLMNIHFKGVYFLTQTLLPLIADGGRIINLSSGLARFSLPGFSAYGAMKGAIEVLTHYLARELGPRRITANTVAPGAIETDFGGGHVRDDAEANRQVASATPLGRAGLPDDIGPMIASLLSDDNRWVNGQRIEVSGGIFV
- a CDS encoding gamma-glutamyltransferase family protein, coding for MLQTVRSTRGMAVAPHSLAAQAAVDVLRAGGNAIEAMVAAASTIAVVYPHMNSIGGDGFWTISCPGKPVVAIEACGAAASSVSCDYYSAKGCATIPSRGPDSANTVAGTIGGWQAALDISKEWGGRLPLGRLLDNAIFYAEDGIAVTRSQSVTTAKKLAELKPLPGFADTFLINGKVPEAGERMRLPQLGKTLRALAEDGLDSFYRGRLAASIAKDLKALGSPVSAEDLAKYRATVRKPLVLEHSLGQVYNMTPPTQGLVSLIILGLLDRLDIKRFGPESAEYIHCVVEATKQAFMIRDNHITDLDYMKADPQSFLAPEHLDKLRAAIRMDKALPWGKGKGPADTVWMGVIDGEGRAVSFIQSIYHEYGSGLVLPETGLNWQNRGCSFSLDPQHINALLPNKKPFHTLNPALARLNDGRVMVYGTMGGDGQPQTQAAVFTRYAVYNETMQAAITAPRWLLGRTWGDDTDSLKLEGRFPEETRRKLEALGHEVEMVEDFDEIVGHAGGIARDSNGVFEGGSDPRSNGAVAGF
- a CDS encoding glycosyltransferase family 39 protein, which gives rise to MRFTSLIVELVRAKPRWIFWSAVLALALVWLILPAALYLSPPGEVPTALAFGREYQVGTTMGPPLSFWLADVAFRAVGGYAFGVYLLAQICFVVMMAALFTLARALVGAQQGVLAALLTLAIAAFSYPGLEFGPDTLARPLWALTLLHAWRVIGERQRGAWFALSIEIGLLFLTTVMAPVLLLLLLLFALATARGRAALRSIDPLFGLLVIAVIALPYMIWLARSGTAFPHPTFTSVGTYAQQSGKLFGALLLSALGVVALIVANTRVFEPKAENWREDAPAIFRPPVDPLARPFVVFFGVVPPLLFTLASPAFGLDHVAGGEGVALLLIGLLAVIMGGDLIYLRRQQVLRTIWLVAMAVPVIVVLATVLVQPWIDTDEVQTSLPARAMGKFFADNYRLRTDRPLPVVAGDPQIASLIGLGAPSRPRVLFSDLPGKTPWIDADTVNTGGGLVVWRAHDTVGAPPEDIAKTFPGLVAEVPRTFDRLIEGQLEPLRIGWGVVRPRAGK
- a CDS encoding uracil-DNA glycosylase is translated as MITERPPTPHELLAFYLEAGVDCALAEEPSDRLSESEPEPAPAPRRIAPLTAVPAAPLVAPQPDLAPAPDAAIESARELAPKAKTLDELRGLLEQFDGCALKATATKLVFGDGNPQARVMLVGEAPGRDEDLQGIPFIGRSGKLLDLMLASIGLDRTGAYIANVIPWRPPGNRDPSPHETQMCLPFIKRQIELVDPDVLVCLGKPSSQAVLDLKDGIMKTRGRWFDYNTGTRTIRAMATFHPAYLLRQPIYKRMTWKDLRTIQAALAAGAK
- the oxlT gene encoding oxalate/formate MFS antiporter translates to MTTTNAPAATTPSSRWFQLLLGMIAMMAISSPQYVWALFTGPLTEKLNAPLAEIQVTFSLLIMLQTFLSPAQGYLVDRFGPRLLLSFGAALTGLSWVLAANTSSLLGLYITYGVLGGIGTGIIYVGVVGMMVQWFPDKRGLAAGLVAAGYGFGAILTTFPISSSVKANGLSSTLMTFGIIIGVVGVLAALGMRRPDKGTPHVAADAQAHGLVQETRDYAPREMLRSPIFWLMFVMMTMMSTSGLMVISQMGAFAKDFGVKDALVFGLAALPLALTIDRFTNGLTRPFFGWVSDKIGRENTMFIAFGMEGIAMTIWLIYAHHPLTFVLLSGVVFFGWGEIFSLFPSTLTDTFGTKNATTNYGFLYMAQGVGSVLGGPLAAELHQITNSWNVVFGVVIVMNFLTAILALLVLKPMRTSHRRQNATGNATLAARGTA
- a CDS encoding GntR family transcriptional regulator; its protein translation is MSLPEVSDNDDEPQSRIAYRLIEAMIVTHELPPGSRISEATLSAKLGIGRTPIREALQRLSFEGTVRIVPRSGAFVSEIDLVDQLAMIEVRKGIENVLAGRAARFAGEAERKRFRELALMFEKSAATNNGHIFVEADREFNSLIVATARNKYAAQAITPIEAQTRRFWYVHFKQFGDLQRVCTLHAFVARRIAENDEAGAREGSDKIVDYAEEYTRKTLMFFGMG